A single region of the Malaclemys terrapin pileata isolate rMalTer1 chromosome 4, rMalTer1.hap1, whole genome shotgun sequence genome encodes:
- the LOC128836193 gene encoding maestro heat-like repeat-containing protein family member 7: protein MHNERVNNQGDTPASFSPVRYAVDAMQALLQCAGYRDQTTFIHKQGGWGMLVNADMHHEGVLVLARAMVSVSFQERCWIFQELMAILNCRDDRRYIPAMAFFIQLLQCPDLGNKQEDAILDHLSGQLRDPNTVVRWLALKGLLNLSLCPEKVGKLQRLLPEVLEQLQEVDRDIIAEAITVLKNILAGMDRQSASRAAVQVAEKLLPFIDDVTSRLRVLSITLFKHLLELVRGLDRRRMKAHVLQSLVPLLLLVHDERPNVSQVCWDTLSSAAEFLKWHQLGGFIQRKDIWQSCDCLLTRYKGRANNFLCQTMAFLENPQTPLRQAAIRFIGLAARQLDQRSQDKLDAICNDLKGLQQDSNSSVQSLASQTIFILEAFKNHPPAHSSLWTCFHRIRTMCTKESPVIEAAQLP from the exons ATGCATAACGAGAGGGTGAATAACCAGGGGGACACGCCTGCATCCTTCAGCCCTGTCAG GTATGCGGTGGATGCCATGCAAGCCTTGCTCCAATGTGCTGGCTACAGGGACCAGACCACGTTCATCCACAAGCAGGGTGGCTGGGGCATGCTCGTGAACGCCGACATGCACCACGAAGGCGTCTTGGTGCTTGCCCG GGCCATGGTTTCGGTCAGTTTCCAGGAGCGTTGCTGGATTTTCCAGGAGCTGATGGCCATCCTCAACTGCAGGGATGATAGGCGGTACATCCCGGCCATGGCGTTCTTCATTCAG CTCCTCcagtgccctgaccttggcaataagcaggaagacgCCATCCTGGACCACTTGAGTGGGCAGCTGAGAGACCCCAACACTGTGGTGCGCTGGCTGGCGCTCAAAGGCCTCCTGAACCTGTCCCTGTGCCCAGAGAag GTGGGGAAACTCCAGCGTCTGCTGCCAGAGGTCCTGGAGCAACTACAGGAGGTAGACAGGGACATCATCGCCGAGGCCATCACCGTTCTGAAAAACATCCTTGCCGGCATGGACAGGCAGAGCGCCAGCCGCGCGGCTGTGCAAGTGGCTGAGAAACTCCTGCCTTTCATTGATGAT GTGACCAGCAGGCTCCGGGTGCTCTCCATCACCCTCTTTAAACACCTGCTGGAGCTTGTAAGGGGGCTCGACAGGAGGCGGATGAAGGCGCATGTGCTCCAGAGCCTGGTCCCGCTGCTCCTCCTTGTGCATGATGAGCGTCCCAACGTGTCCCAG GTGTGTTGGGACACCCTCAGCAGTGCGGCAGAATTCCTGAAGTGGCACCAGCTTGGTGGCTTCATCCAGCGCAAGGATATCTGGCAAAGCTGTGACTGCCTG CTGACGCGCTACAAGGGGAGAGCCAACAACTTTCTGTGCCAGACCATGGCCTTTCTGGAGAACCCACAGACTCCACTTAGACAAGCGGCCATCAGGTTCATAG GGCTCGCTGCCCGGCAGCTGGACCAGAGGAGCCAGGACAAGCTGGATGCCATCTGCAACG ACCTCAAAGGCTTGCAGCAGGACAGCAACTCCTCGGTCCAAAGCCTGGCTTCTCAGACCATCTTCATCCTGGAGGCGTTCAAGAACCACCCGCCAGCCCACAGCAGCCTATGGACATGCTTTCATAGGATAAGAACAATGTGCACTAAGGAGAGCCCGGTCATTGAAGCTGCCCAGCTGCCCTAG